A single window of uncultured Methanospirillum sp. DNA harbors:
- a CDS encoding VTT domain-containing protein — MLTEAVPQLLTGDITSAAGTFGLLVYGILFLIILLENGVPPMIWLPGDSLLFLTGMLSAGGFLDIWYLLIAYILAGFFGYELSYMLGYRLGLPLITRHFSRIVTEKDLKRSGEFYCRWGNTAITIGRFVPIIRTIIPFLAGISRMRINQFTAYNILGAFLWPITVCGFGYLCGVLPWLAEYRDLIFAVVSLLFILSIVGSGALVLYSWARSRVTEEL, encoded by the coding sequence ATGCTGACTGAAGCAGTGCCCCAGCTCCTGACAGGAGATATTACCAGTGCTGCAGGCACCTTCGGCCTTCTCGTGTATGGTATCCTCTTTCTGATCATCCTGCTTGAGAACGGTGTGCCCCCGATGATATGGCTTCCTGGCGATTCCCTGCTCTTCCTCACCGGTATGCTTTCAGCAGGAGGATTCCTCGACATATGGTATCTCCTCATAGCATATATCCTGGCAGGATTTTTCGGATACGAACTCAGTTACATGCTCGGATACCGCCTTGGCCTGCCCCTCATCACCAGGCACTTCTCCCGGATCGTCACTGAGAAGGATCTGAAACGGAGCGGGGAGTTCTATTGCAGATGGGGGAATACCGCAATCACCATCGGACGGTTCGTTCCGATCATCAGGACAATCATTCCATTTCTTGCAGGAATCAGCCGGATGAGGATAAACCAGTTCACTGCCTACAATATTCTCGGGGCATTTCTCTGGCCAATTACCGTATGCGGGTTCGGATATCTCTGCGGGGTACTCCCCTGGCTTGCTGAATACCGGGATCTCATCTTCGCTGTAGTATCCCTGCTCTTTATCCTGAGCATTGTAGGATCAGGTGCCCTTGTTTTGTATTCCTGGGCACGATCACGGGTAACAGAAGAACTGTAA
- a CDS encoding hydrogenase maturation nickel metallochaperone HypA, which produces MHEYGIAYDIVETARRAAVDHHARSISKVCVDVGEISMINPEQVEFLFKTIVEDEPLFAGVELVCTVIHPETRCECGYVGNEIYVCPKCGALPAIEKGKEIVVTNIEIEAGEE; this is translated from the coding sequence ATGCATGAATACGGGATAGCCTATGATATTGTTGAGACTGCACGGCGTGCGGCTGTAGATCATCATGCCAGATCGATCAGTAAAGTGTGTGTAGATGTAGGTGAGATCTCGATGATCAATCCTGAACAGGTTGAGTTCCTCTTCAAGACGATCGTCGAGGATGAGCCACTCTTCGCAGGAGTCGAGTTGGTCTGCACGGTCATACATCCGGAGACGCGGTGTGAATGCGGGTACGTGGGCAATGAGATCTATGTCTGCCCGAAGTGCGGTGCTCTTCCGGCTATTGAGAAGGGGAAGGAGATTGTGGTTACAAATATTGAGATAGAGGCTGGTGAGGAATGA
- the hypE gene encoding hydrogenase expression/formation protein HypE — protein MKVTLMHGAGGEVMGEVIDIVSKITNKNAGGIGLESLDDGAVIPIGNSQVVFTTDSHIVRPLFFPGGDIGRISVCGTINDIAMMGGKPIAISCGLVLEEGFEFEDINRIVDSMNEALNETGVALVTGDTKVMEKGNLDKIMINTTGIGVAETVVRDCGLEVGDVIIVSGTLGDHGFAVLASREGFEFGDQIVSDVAPLAGMVQEVMKAGSIHAMKDPTRGGFASAINEMARKSGVQVRITEETLPIRPAVKSASMLLGIDPLEVANEGKVVMSVKAEDAGKILAALRGHKYGKDAAIVGRVVSGSGVIMETAAGGERFIETPLGDPVPRVC, from the coding sequence ATGAAAGTTACACTGATGCATGGTGCGGGTGGCGAAGTTATGGGAGAGGTGATCGATATCGTCTCAAAGATCACCAACAAGAACGCCGGTGGAATCGGTCTCGAATCACTTGATGACGGGGCAGTGATCCCTATCGGTAACTCCCAGGTTGTATTCACCACCGATTCGCATATCGTCAGGCCTCTCTTCTTCCCGGGAGGAGACATCGGGAGGATTTCTGTCTGCGGGACTATCAACGATATCGCTATGATGGGTGGAAAGCCTATCGCAATATCATGCGGACTTGTTCTTGAGGAAGGGTTTGAGTTCGAGGATATCAACCGGATTGTTGACTCGATGAACGAGGCCCTGAACGAGACCGGGGTTGCCCTTGTGACCGGGGATACCAAGGTCATGGAGAAGGGCAACCTTGACAAGATCATGATCAATACCACCGGAATCGGTGTTGCAGAGACGGTTGTCCGGGACTGTGGGCTTGAGGTCGGTGACGTGATCATCGTGTCGGGAACCCTCGGGGATCATGGCTTTGCCGTTCTTGCAAGCCGTGAAGGATTTGAGTTCGGTGATCAGATCGTCTCTGATGTAGCACCACTTGCCGGAATGGTGCAGGAAGTCATGAAGGCAGGATCGATTCATGCCATGAAGGATCCGACCCGTGGCGGGTTTGCAAGTGCGATAAATGAGATGGCTAGAAAGTCTGGTGTTCAGGTCAGAATAACAGAAGAGACCCTGCCAATAAGGCCTGCTGTGAAGAGTGCCTCGATGCTGCTCGGTATAGACCCCCTTGAGGTAGCCAACGAGGGGAAGGTTGTGATGAGCGTTAAGGCTGAAGATGCCGGGAAGATCCTTGCAGCTCTCCGTGGCCATAAATACGGGAAGGATGCCGCCATTGTTGGCAGGGTTGTCTCCGGGTCCGGGGTTATCATGGAGACCGCAGCCGGTGGAGAGAGGTTTATTGAGACTCCGCTTGGGGATCCGGTACCGAGGGTATGCTAA
- a CDS encoding IS110 family transposase, with translation MTEQIQVAAGLDLHKSFIVATILTLTGDKLINRFDRTQSGLIALKNWIISYNVEAVGCESTSDYWVRIFDLLNPICKVIVGNARDMKALSHKKTDKIDSEFIALITLKDMIHPSRIFPAEDREFRLTVRLRHKLVQKRSSIKNEIHHILDSELFRLSSVLTDIFGKSGALIMKGILNDMPVDEILSLLPASVLKKEEALRDVLNTTLSEGALTRLASCLRIIKILNQEIAELTNISTNYAFMNFPREYEILKSVPGIGDITTVTLLAEIGDVKDFSSGDKLASWLGIVPRVYQSADKLYTGSITKRGSRVARWILIQAAHAAVKARDNDLKTFYLGKKDVIGNGKAIVSVARKMVVIIWHLLVNDETYKDTQYRAVKPTKKVYVKVPRMTSIEEVLKLLREASVILQEPDPEKG, from the coding sequence ATGACCGAACAGATACAAGTAGCCGCTGGTCTTGACCTTCACAAGTCGTTCATCGTGGCAACTATTCTGACCTTAACCGGGGATAAGTTAATCAATCGGTTTGATAGAACGCAATCTGGGCTCATAGCACTCAAAAACTGGATAATCTCCTATAATGTAGAGGCTGTTGGTTGCGAATCAACAAGTGACTACTGGGTTAGGATTTTCGATCTTCTTAACCCAATTTGCAAAGTAATTGTGGGAAATGCCCGAGATATGAAAGCACTCTCCCACAAAAAGACAGACAAGATCGATTCAGAATTTATAGCGCTTATTACTCTGAAGGACATGATTCATCCATCTCGAATTTTTCCTGCAGAGGATCGAGAATTCCGTTTAACTGTCAGGTTGAGACACAAACTCGTTCAAAAACGCTCTTCAATTAAGAATGAAATCCACCATATTCTCGATTCTGAACTGTTCCGCTTGTCTTCAGTTTTAACAGATATATTTGGGAAGTCAGGTGCCCTGATCATGAAGGGGATTCTAAATGATATGCCAGTAGATGAAATTCTCTCGTTGCTACCTGCTTCTGTTCTCAAAAAGGAAGAGGCTTTGAGAGATGTTTTAAATACCACTTTATCAGAAGGGGCTCTAACTCGTCTTGCATCTTGTCTTCGTATCATCAAAATACTGAATCAGGAAATCGCTGAATTGACCAATATCTCAACAAATTATGCTTTTATGAATTTTCCCAGGGAGTATGAGATCCTCAAATCAGTTCCTGGTATTGGAGACATTACTACGGTTACTCTTCTTGCTGAGATAGGTGATGTTAAAGATTTCTCATCAGGTGATAAATTAGCAAGCTGGCTTGGAATTGTTCCAAGAGTATACCAATCTGCTGATAAACTGTATACTGGGTCAATTACAAAACGGGGATCCAGAGTGGCAAGATGGATTCTTATCCAGGCTGCTCATGCAGCAGTGAAGGCTCGGGATAATGATTTGAAAACGTTCTATCTCGGAAAAAAAGATGTCATTGGCAATGGGAAAGCTATCGTGAGTGTTGCAAGAAAGATGGTGGTCATTATCTGGCATCTTCTGGTTAATGATGAGACATACAAAGATACTCAATACCGGGCTGTTAAGCCAACTAAGAAAGTCTACGTGAAGGTTCCAAGAATGACTTCGATTGAAGAGGTTTTAAAACTGTTACGAGAAGCATCTGTCATTCTTCAAGAACCAGATCCAGAAAAAGGTTAA
- a CDS encoding IS630 family transposase — MRSVNELANYWDEKPIQFISYTRPSIPPSPSHPERFDYEYQRNGTSNIFIFTEPLKGWRKAVVKERKTKQDWAEEIRTLLVQDYPSASKIILICDNLNIHTIGALYATFTPKEALNLSKRLEVHHTPKHGSWLNIAEIELSVMTTQCLNRRIGDPISLKNEIKVWQKNRNENQKAVNWQFKSEDARIKLHHLYPQI, encoded by the coding sequence TTGAGATCTGTAAATGAGTTAGCGAACTACTGGGATGAGAAACCGATTCAATTTATTTCTTATACCAGACCTTCAATTCCTCCATCACCATCTCATCCTGAACGATTTGACTATGAATATCAGAGAAATGGAACGTCAAATATCTTTATTTTCACTGAACCATTGAAAGGTTGGCGAAAAGCGGTTGTAAAGGAAAGGAAAACAAAGCAGGATTGGGCTGAAGAAATCCGAACGTTATTAGTTCAGGATTACCCATCTGCATCGAAAATTATTTTGATCTGCGATAATTTGAATATCCATACAATAGGGGCATTATATGCAACATTTACACCTAAAGAAGCATTGAACCTCTCCAAACGATTAGAGGTTCATCACACACCAAAACATGGTTCATGGCTAAACATTGCAGAAATTGAGTTGAGTGTAATGACTACGCAATGTTTAAACAGAAGAATTGGGGATCCTATTTCTTTAAAAAATGAAATTAAAGTTTGGCAGAAGAACCGAAATGAAAATCAAAAGGCAGTAAACTGGCAATTCAAATCAGAAGATGCAAGAATTAAACTGCATCATCTCTATCCACAAATTTAA
- a CDS encoding response regulator — MARKEKPDLVLLDLVMPEMDGFDVAMAFRNNPDLDQIPIIGVFASVSPRERRKEFEQVCDGFVGKPISFDDLLNKIQLSLGITWNVVPAPSASRSLREPTEKEKPMVIPPEQTLQAIISLVKQGMFSGELPSILVELQTDSRYIPFCEQIYRFVRSYDDKKILSFIAGVRERRDFFDPQSGHE; from the coding sequence ATGGCCAGAAAAGAGAAACCCGATCTCGTCCTGCTTGATCTGGTCATGCCGGAAATGGACGGATTTGATGTAGCAATGGCCTTTCGAAATAATCCTGATTTGGACCAGATCCCTATTATTGGGGTATTTGCCTCTGTCTCACCTAGAGAACGTAGAAAAGAGTTTGAACAAGTGTGTGACGGTTTTGTGGGTAAACCAATCTCTTTTGATGATCTTCTCAATAAAATTCAGCTCTCTCTGGGAATAACCTGGAATGTGGTTCCGGCACCTTCTGCATCCCGATCCCTTAGAGAACCTACAGAGAAAGAGAAACCAATGGTAATACCCCCGGAACAGACATTACAGGCCATCATTTCTCTGGTAAAACAGGGAATGTTTAGTGGTGAGTTACCATCGATACTGGTAGAACTGCAGACAGATAGTAGGTATATTCCGTTCTGTGAACAGATTTATCGGTTTGTCCGAAGCTATGATGATAAAAAAATACTCTCTTTCATCGCCGGGGTAAGAGAAAGGCGGGATTTTTTCGATCCGCAGTCGGGACATGAATAA
- a CDS encoding GNAT family N-acetyltransferase: protein MDIIVRHSCSGINWDRVSEILKNGGMSYFDGDVHRKAFKNSYAVIFVFDGDTLIGFGRVISDGTYQASMYDVAVSPEYQGKTIGTTIVNHLLDKIPGCNVILYASPGKEHFYETLNFRRMKTGMALFLDHERMSSRGFIE, encoded by the coding sequence ATGGATATTATCGTGCGCCATTCGTGTTCTGGAATAAACTGGGACCGTGTGTCTGAGATTCTGAAAAACGGTGGCATGAGTTATTTCGATGGGGATGTACACCGGAAAGCGTTTAAAAACAGTTACGCAGTCATTTTTGTTTTTGACGGGGATACCCTGATCGGGTTCGGCCGGGTTATTTCTGATGGAACGTACCAGGCTTCAATGTACGATGTGGCAGTATCCCCTGAATACCAGGGAAAGACAATTGGTACAACCATCGTGAATCATCTCCTTGACAAGATTCCCGGTTGCAATGTGATCCTCTACGCTTCTCCCGGGAAAGAGCACTTTTACGAGACCCTAAACTTCAGGAGAATGAAAACAGGCATGGCCCTTTTCCTGGATCATGAAAGAATGTCATCACGAGGATTTATTGAATAA